The Theileria orientalis strain Shintoku DNA, chromosome 2, complete genome genome has a window encoding:
- a CDS encoding diacylglycerol kinase — protein sequence MIDNFYGINLVVLVVTAGGDGTLTWVFSEVEKHKINPDFLAFGIIPYGTGNDFARAVNWNSYHNFKPFVDNLRPLRCYFNRLLKCSYILHDFWTVLLRVHPDGKFNKINSKTRFKEDICDDKGELKKAMKFMMGNYFSIGTESRVGRGFDRHRTNNSCFNKVRYVVEAFKKNFMGPVYVNKQVDRMVTGENFDKIVFTSETEEDDDGNNYPTLTKAISLVAGNIPSFSSGIDPFRTGRRIGLQNLTQDELSDLVKAEQTMGDRTMEFYLYKRMQDIGLDMLKFGRSKRVHVGAGPWKIYFKKLPPNEKCYFQVDGEFFLMFQPMEVEIRHYKTINVLK from the exons ATGATTGATAACTTTTATGGAATTAATTTAGTGGTTTTGGTTGTAACCGCCGGGGGAGATGGCACGTTAACATGGGTGTTTTCAGAGGTGGAAAagcataaaataaatccaGATTTCCTGGCATTCGGAATAATTCCATACGGAACAG GAAATGACTTTGCTAGAGCTGTAAATTGGAACAGttatcataattttaaGCCTTTTGTAGATAACCTGAGACC ATTGAGATGCTATTTTAATCGACTTTTAAAATGTtcttatattttacatgaTTTCTGGACGGTACTTCTGAGAGTACATCCAGATggaaaatttaacaaaattaactCCAAAACTAGATTTAAG GAGGATATATGTGATGATAAAGGTGAACTTAAAAAGGCAATGAAATTTATGATGGGCAACTATTTTAGTATTGGTACTGAAAGTAGAGTTGGAAGAGGATTTGATAGACATAGGACTAATAATTCATGTTTTAACAAAGTG AGATACGTTGTTGAGGCGTTTAAAAAGAATTTCATGGGCCCAGTATATGTAAACAAACAAGTTGACAGAATGGTCACTGGAGAgaattttgataaaattgtaTTTACATCAGAAACCGAAGAGGACGATGATGGAAATAATTATCCGACGTTAACTAAAGCAATAAGCTTAGTCGCAGGGAATATACCAAGCTTTTCATCAGGAATTGATCCATTTAGAACAGGCAGAAGAATAGggttacaaaatttaacacAG GATGAGTTGTCGGACTTGGTGAAAGCAGAGCAAACGATGGGAGATAGAACAATGGAATTTTATCTGTACAAAAGGATGCAGGATATTGGTCTTGACATG ttGAAATTTGGAAGATCTAAGAGAGTACACGTGGGAGCAGGCCCATGGAAGATatactttaaaaaattgcCTCCTAACGAAAAATGTTACTTTCAA GTGGATGGCGAATTTTTTCTAATGTTCCAACCAATGGAAGTTGAAATTAGACACTATAAAactattaatgttttaaaataa
- a CDS encoding RNA processing protein produces the protein MPPFDPSKLQVKNKMPAAVQITAEQILRDAVEWQAKEVKTTKQTIADEEELSYYKAQKRKEFEDTLRRQRHHIGTWIKYAVWEANQQEFRRARSVFERALLVDPNNPSLWLRYIETEMKNKNINSARNLFDRVVCLLPRIDQFWFKYAHFEELLGNYAGSRSVYERTRTQTECRWMEWNPEDKGWMLYIKFEERCGELERCREIFNRYIENRPSCESFLKLVKFEEKYKNVSRARSAYVKCIELLDVEFLDEEFFIKFAEFEQRHNNLEGASRVYEQGLKLLEKAKSEELYKKFVSFQKQYKDRETIDELISTKKRNEYEESILENEYNYDVWFNYLRLEESILDEMTKAAPEDKVEAQKLRICELYERAISNVPRDKNRKLWRRYSYLWIYYAIFSELQLSSQERATQIYLKALEILPKDFAKFYILLSQLYLRMGNLEKMRKTFGRGIGECKKAKIFENYAEIELKLGNVDRCRIIHSKYVESYPFSPQSWISFIDLELLLNEMGRVRGLCESAIEMDQMNNPELIWNKYLDIEKNVAQNYQNVQKLYQRLLLKTTHPKVFKEYSLYEFENGMHTNGRNVIEKGLEIYKNENSHVERAQLLVYLLQMEKKFGTSKDVEKAKKRQAKKVLRKRKLQDQTTVEDIVYVFPDDGTTNKILQNALKWKQTQIKAN, from the exons ATGCCGCCGTTCGATCCTTCCAAGTTGCAG gtcaaaaataaaatgccCGCAGCTGTACAAATTACAGCGGAGCAGATATTGCGGGACGCAGTGGAATGGCAAGCAAAAGAAGTTAAAACAACAAAGCAGACTATCGCAGATGAGGAAGAGCTAAGTTACTACAA gGCTCAAAAAAGGAAGGAGTTTGAGGATACGCTGAGAAGGCAGAGGCATCATATAGGAACGTGGATAAAATACGCAGTATGGGAGGCAAATCAGCAGGAATTTAGAAG AGCAAGATCGGTGTTTGAAAGAGCGTTGCTCGTGGACCCGAACAACCCATCACTGTGGCTGCGGTACATAGAGACGGAgatgaaaaataagaacATAAACTCGGCGAGGAACCTGTTCGACAGAGTGGTGTGCCTGCTGCCGAGAATTGACCAGTTCTGGTTCAAGTACGCACACTTCGAAGAGTTGCTGGGAAACTACGCAGGCTCGAGAAGTGTGTACGAAAG GACACGAACACAAACGGAGTGTAGGTGGATGGAGTGGAATCCGGAGGACAAGGGGTGGATGCTGTACATTAAATTCGAAGAAAGATGCGGAGAGCTGGAAAGATGCAGAGAAATATTCAATAG GTACATTGAAAATAGGCCGAGCTGCGAGTCGTTCCTGAAGCTGGTTAAGTTTGAAGAAAAGTACAAAAACGTATCAAGAGCACGCTCAGCATAcgttaaatgt AttgagctgctggacgtggAGTTCTTGGACGAGGAGTTCTTTATTAAATTCGCAGAATTTGAACAGCGCCACAACAACCTAGAAGGAGCATCGAGAGTATACGAGCAGGGCCTGAAGCTCCTGGAAAAGGCGAAGTCAGAAGAGCTCTACAAGAAGTTCGTGTCCTTCCAAAAGCAGTACAAGGATAGAGAGACCATAGACGAGCTGATAAGCACGAAAAAGAGAAACGAGTACGAGGAGTCGATCCTGGAAAACGAGTACAACTACGACGTCTGGTTCAACTACCTGAGGCTGGAGGAGTCGATCCTGGATGAAATGACGAAGGCAGCGCCGGAAGACAAGGTGGAGGCGCAGAAGCTGAGGATATGCGAGCTCTACGAAAGAGCAATATCGAACGTGCCGAGGGACAAGAACAGGAAGCTGTGGAGGAGGTACAGCTACCTGTGGATCTACTACGCAATATTCAGCGAACTGCAGCTGAGCTCTCAGGAGAGAGCGACGCAGATATACCTGAAGGCGCTGGAGATATTGCCAAAGGACTTTGCGAAGTTTTACATACTGCTATCGCAACTATAC TTGAGAATGGGAAACTTGGAAAAAATGAGAAAGACATTTGGACGGGGAATAGGAGAGTGCAAGAAGGCgaaaatatttgaaaattatgCAGAAATAGAGTTGAAACTAGGAAACGTAGATAGGTGCAGAATAATACACTCAAAATACGTGGAATCGTATCCATTCAGTCCACAG AGTTGGATTAGTTTCATCGATCTTGAGTTATTATTGAACGAGATGGGAAGAGTGCGTGGACTGTGTGAGTCAGCAATAGAAATGGACCAGATGAATAACCCGGAGTTGATATGgaacaagtacctggacaTTGAAAAGAACGTGGCACAAAATTACCAAAACGTGCAAAAGTTGTACCAAAGACTCCTGTTGAAGACTACACACCCAAAG GTGTTTAAGGAATACTCGCTCTATGAATTTGAGAACGGAATGCACACGAACGGACGCAACGTGATAGAAAAGGGGCTTGAAATATACAAGAATGAAAACTCGCACGTGGAGCGCGCACAGTTGCTCGTGTACCTGCTGCAAATGGAAAAAAAGTTCGGAACCTCGAAGGACGTGGAAaaggcgaagaagaggcAGGCGAAAAAGGTGctgaggaagaggaagttgcAGGACCAGACCACAGTCGAGGACATAGTGTACGTGTTCCCGGACGACGGAACGACGAACAAGATACTGCAAAACGCACTGAAGTGGAAGCAGACACAAATAAAAGCAAATTGA
- a CDS encoding splicing factor 3B subunit 5-like protein codes for MSSYDRFNIHAQLEHLQSKYQGTGHVDNTKWEWVLNIQRDTLASHTGHFTRLAYFSIVENEPISRIRHRFLQSMVKPLTNIKVRPQLPQDR; via the exons ATGTCTTCTTATGACAGATTCAACATCCATGCTCAATTAGAGCATTTGCAGAGTAAATATCAGGGTACTGGTCACGTTGATAATACCAAATG ggAATGGGTTTTAAACATACAGAGGGACACTTTGGCTTCTCATACCGGTCACTTCACTCGGCTCGCGTACTTTTCCATCGTTGAGAACGAGCCAATTTCCCGAATTCGACATCGCTTTCTACAG AGTATGGTTAAACCCTTAACTAACATAAAAGTGCGCCCTCAGCTGCCTCAGGATCGCTGA
- a CDS encoding uncharacterized protein (P23-like protein) — translation MPLTPTLLWAQTKDDLFLTVELTKPSDLKVDLTDDSFKFYAKKDGNVYEFDFKFFKPVKSSEYKKKDQRFLEFKVPKSSPESWSTLNSCGKKHYIKCNWDKWVDSDAEGDELNDGFDMPNFGDFGDLDMNGMDGMDDELDDLDDEKEDDNEDEELEKTEKKEKKQKSPDCKNPNCQCDPCECTPEKNCGGDANKVKNGGCCNSCECEPKPEGEPCCGPNKCSEECPC, via the exons ATGCC GCTAACTCCAACTTTGCTCTGGGCCCAGACCAAAGACGACCTTTTTTTGACGGTTGAGCTTACGAAGCCGTCCGATCTTAAGGTTGACCTGACTGACGATTCCTTCAAATTCTACGCCAAAAAGGACGGGAACGTTTACGAATTCGACTTCAAGTTCTTTAAGCCCGTGAAGTCCAGCGAGtacaagaagaaggaccAGAGATTCCTTGAGTTCAAGGTTCCGAAGTCTTCTCCGGAATCGTGGTCCACACTTAACTCTTGCGGCAAGAAGCACTATATCAAATGTAACTGGGACAAGTG GGTCGACTCTGACGCCGAAGGAGATGAGTTGAACGACGGATTCGATATGCCTAACTTCGGTG ACTTTGGAGATCTGGATATGAATGGAATGGACGGAATGGATGATGAattggatgatttggacgacgagaaggaggacgacaacgaggacgaggagctcGAGAAGActgagaagaaggagaagaagcagaaaTCTCCAGACTGCAAAAACCCGAATTGCCAGTGCGACCCGTGCGAGTGCACGCCTGAGAAAAACTGCGGAGGAGACGCAAACAAGGTCAAAAACGGCGGCTGCTGTAACTCGTGTGAATGTGAGCCGAAGCCAGAAGGAGAGCCGTGTTGCGGCCCGAACAAATGCTCAGAAGAGTGTCcatgttaa
- a CDS encoding 40S ribosomal protein S6 encodes MKLNIANPFTGMQKTIEIDDEKKLLPFFERRMGTEVPGDSIGDEFKGYVFKISGGNDKQGFPMMQGVLTPARVRLLFKKGMKCYRPRRTGEMKRKSVRGCVVSAQLSILNLVLVKKGPQEVPGLTDQEAPRRLGPKRASKIRKLFNLGPNDDVRKFVVRRKIEGRNKTKAPKIQRLVTAQRLQRKRRLLKETKEKAKRNKLKMEEYRKMVHEYRSRQKSANSPKAG; translated from the coding sequence ATGAAGCTTAACATAGCAAATCCCTTTACTGGGATGCAGAAGACAATCGAGATCGACGACGAGAAGAAACTCTTGCCTTTCTTTGAACGTCGTATGGGAACGGAGGTACCAGGCGACAGCATCGGCGACGAGTTTAAAGGATACGTGTTCAAAATATCAGGAGGAAACGATAAACAAGGATTCCCAATGATGCAAGGCGTATTGACGCCGGCGAGAGTGCGCCTGCTTTTCAAAAAGGGGATGAAGTGCTACAGGCCCAGAAGAACTGGAGAAATGAAGAGGAAATCAGTTCGCGGCTGCGTCGTGAGCGCTCAACTGTCAATTTTGAATTTGGTGTTGGTCAAGAAGGGCCCTCAGGAAGTTCCTGGACTAACGGATCAGGAGGCCCCCAGAAGGCTGGGACCGAAAAGGGCCAGCAAGATAAGGAAGCTGTTTAACCTGGGACCGAACGACGACGTAAGGAAGTTTGTGGTGCGTCGCAAGATCGAAGGCAGGAATAAAACAAAGGCGCCTAAGATTCAAAGACTCGTAACGGCCCAGAGACTACAGAGGAAGAGAaggctgctgaaggagacCAAGGAAAAGGCTAAGAGGAATAAGCTGAAGATGGAAGAGTACAGGAAGATGGTACACGAGTATCGCTCGCGACAGAAATCAGCCAACTCCCCAAAGGCTGGGTAA